The Primulina tabacum isolate GXHZ01 chromosome 1, ASM2559414v2, whole genome shotgun sequence genome contains the following window.
CGAGTCATGAATCAGAGTAGGAAAAATTTTAGGCCAATTTGACATGTAACCGGACAAATATATGCTCGAGACATCATCTCCTTGGGCTACTAACAGCCGGAGATATACCCTGGGCTTCCAGACCAGCTTCCGAGTGATGACTTTCTACCCGGGCTATCTCGATAGTAGTACCGCACTCGAGTGAACAAGTATGTGATATCTTATATTTTGTAATCATTACTGTCAGAATCACAAGGATTTGGCGTGTCATAGAAGTTGTCAGAAAGTAGGATAAGTGCAACCATCTTGTCATAATTAGTAAGTAGACAATAATAACAAAATGATAACAAGGTTATCATTGGCTTCCTtgctataaatatcaggtttgctcaaactttaaaaatttattcattCATTCACTTACATATTGCTTACAACATTTACTACAAGATTATCTACAAAATCTTTCTTTAACTTGAACGTCGGAATGATCACGTCGGAGAATCTTCTAGCATCCATCGACGTTCTTTCTCCCTGGAGAGTGCGGGTTCAGGTGTCCGAGCAACCATCTCCAGCTCATCAACCCGACCTGGTGTAATCGCTCACTAAATTCGCACCCAATTcaccaaaaaaaataattattataaaacgagttgatttgaaaatatatctcataaaattgaatcgtaaaattgtttcaaatgagctttttaaaaattatagatTCACGATTGAAATTAATAATAAAGTTATATCACTACATGACATTAAATGGCCGGTAAATGGATTGGCATTTTCTCATTGTTTTGTATTTATAAAACACCAGGTTGCCTGATTATTGCATATTATTCATTTTTAACTCAATTATATAACCATCTCACACATCAACTTTTTTTAACATCTTCGAGCCGATCATCGTTAATCTCGAGATTATGAAACAATTAATTTTTAGGATCATCACTAATTACCTGAgcgaaacaattttttttaaatcatttttccttttcgttTCGAAAACCCACACCAAAAAGTCATCGTGTTGAATGTAAATTATTTATTCCAATATTGTTGGATtgtgtaacgacccattacaggcccagtggaccgtcCATACGGCCCACtaccccgatcgacccaaggctatcccgatcttgggctccctcaaaggagccttttccctcacgggctttccataggcgtcgtacgggttactcatagaactcttcagcccatgaactgaagcttgtgccttcccaggatcgaacctaagaccacatggatatataggtacttagcgctcaattggtaccaggattgtgctaagtacctatatatcaatgtggtcttaggttcgatcctgggaaggcacaagcttcagtgcatgggctgaagagttctatgagtaacccgtacgacgcctatggaaagcccgtgagggaagagtttcatagatgggccaaggcccatagagcagagcccaagatcgggatagccttgggtcgatcggggcagtgggccgtatgggcggtccactgggcctgtaacgGGTCGTTACAGATTGTTTGGAGTTTAGTTTGGTGTCTAGacgatttattttatttttccccTCACTATGTTCTCTAATGTTCGATTTCTTGAATTATCGCGGGATTTTTGGTGGAAATTATCGTAGCTGGTAGGATGAAATAGCACTTAGATTGTGTTAGGATTGATGAATTTCATTTTAACAAAACTATACAAATTtggagaaatatttgaaaggtatatTTCAAATGACATTCATATTATGTTTACTTAAAATTCATCACAATTATTAGTGAAATTACATGATATGAAGttaattttaaattcattttaattttgtttatccAAACATGTCAATACATTTGAAATTAATCGATTCAAACACACACTAAATTGAATTGTTGATATCAATACGTGATATTATATATTTGCTATATACTATTTAATAAATCTTTTCCTTTAAAAAGGTTGGCAGAGGTAGAATTAGAAGAACCCTCTAATTTCGATATATTTTCCATTAGATTCATAATATCTGGtataaatatgtgtatatgcTATAAAGTGTCACGAACATCAAAATTCTGTTGGGTTAGACTTACAGAcactaaataaaaatttatatttcaatattcattttcttaaacAATAAAAGAAATAGACTTCTGCAAGATATAACCAAACTACTAACCGGACAATGAATGCATTATGGcgttgacaaaaacttgtgttagacggtctcacgggtcgtattttgtgagacagatctcttattttggtcattcatgaaaaaatattattttttatgttaagagtattactttttattgtgaatatcactAGGGTTGACACGTctaacagataaaaattcgtgagaccatctcacaagagacatactccaTGGTATTTGGGCTTCGGATAGGCTTTCAATTCTCCGTGGTTATAAAAATTGATGATCCATAAAAATGCTATGATCAGTTAAGAATGAGAAATAGTATAATGATTAGGAAGAAAATATTAGGAAAAATATAATCGTGCCACCATTTTTGTTTATGaagttgatttttttatttcaaatatagtacttgaaaatgtttaaaaaagtgattatgaatatttttttaaaaaattcgtaaaaaatagaaaaacgtatagtaattttttttaaaaaaaaacatctaTAAACACTatctaaatattaaaaaaattgtaaaaaacaTGAAGGAAAAAAGATTTCGAAGGAAAAAATGCTAAATACATAGCCCAGAAGCCCAACACCATACGAAAACAGAAAGCAAATAcactttttttattaaaaaaaatgccAAATACATAATATAAGCTGATATTTTGGCCAACCTCTATTCACATTAACTAGTATTGGGGCATGTATATCTCTCAACATGTAAATTCAATTATTAACgatgatgtttttttttttaaaaccacgATGGAGTTTGCAATGATATTTTTCGATGGGTATTAGATAAACTCTTGGGCTGAGTAATGGCTTATAATTATGTTAGTAAAGTAAATTTTACCAGAAAAATTCTTTGTGACAAGCTCGACTAGAGGCGCAAGCGAGTCGAGCTACTCATGAGTAGCTCGTAAGTAACTCGAGTCGAGTTCGATCAGCTCGATTCTTTTTTTAGTCAAGTTTGAGTTTCAATTATGCTAATATAATACTAATAACACATACGAATATATTGTTCAGAAATATGAGAAACGAATGATATTTTTGCTCCAGTTAATCGAGTACTAATAACACAAACATATATTATTtagaaatataaaattaaaggaTATTTTTGTTAATAAATATCCAAACCTAAGCGCGAGCTCAATAATTATATGCTagaatttatatttttgagtTTCAGAGCTCAAACTCGAGTAGCTTGatataaatatgagacaaaCTCGAGTTTGAGATAGATTACTCAATCGAGCTCGAGTAGACAAAATTTAAATCGTGTCGAACTTAAGTTGTATGACATTTAAACTCCACTTGGCTCGTTTGCAACCTTATGCTCGATCAGGAACATGTTCGAATTTATAAGTTAGAATACAAACAACTCTGATAATTACATATCAACTTTACGTCTACACatataataattgaaaatagCTCAAAATCGAATAtgataaatttgaaatccatcCAATATAATCGAATATGAGTAGATTtgtaatcaaatttaaaatccGAAAGCATTAAATCTTTTATCCAAAGGTAGCCTTGATGCCCATTTATGTTGTGAATAACGAAAATAAACTTGCTTGCATGAATGTTGCCATATGCTCGTAATTTTAAACAACTTATCAAATAATATAGTATATTAATATCATGTTTTtttatgaataatattttttatttttttaaataatcagttaattatgattttaaacatgaaatgacatgtaaataatttgaaaatccTATTTACAGTAGTTAGTCTAAAATATAATATCGGGGTAAAaactagaaaaataaaaacaatttatCTCACGCCATATAAAAAATAGTTGAAGTAGGATTTCTGTCTATGTGGtgcaaaacaaaaaaattaaaaaatgattctaaattatttctaaatttaatttttaattattttcgatgtttttatttttatttacattctattttttgttattatgaaataattatcattattattatttttacaaaaatacttatatatatatactatataaatatatatatatataaatataaatataaatataaatataaatagacGGTATAAACTCGTGCgagaatattaatataataaataaataattggagAAGCGAATTCTTTATGGATAAAGTGCAAAATTATAGGAACGTGTAGGTACGTTCATTAAGCTGCCAAGTGCCAAAATATGAATGATGAGCGTTCATCTGCTCCTCTCCTACACGCCTTCCTCGTTTCCTTGTTCCCGTTACGCCTACTTCTTCTCTCTTGTTAACTATTAATATTCATCATCTGATTTTTCTTGTGATTCGtatataaaatttacatttaGTTTCAGGTTGGAGAGATGAGCAGGGCGTCGGCGATGGGAAGTCGGACGCTCGTGGGGAAGTACGAGCTGGGAAGGACCCTTGGAGAAGGCAGTTTCGCCAAGGTAAAGTTTGCCAGAAACACACAAAGCAGCGGCGAATCCGCCGTCGCAATCAAAATCATCGATCGTCATCGAGTGCTCAGTCATCACATGGTTGAACAGGTTCTTAATGTTTGTATCCTATTGCTTTCTCGCTGTGTGTAATGTATAAATCTATATCATTATAAGAATATAAATGTTTTTCATCAGTTTTATGCTTCTTACGGTATTCTGATGATGTATTATTGATTCGATACGCACCAATGCACACATCAATTTTCATACACGTTTGTTTATATAATCGTTTGTTGGTCCGAGCAAACAAATGTCTCCGATATTATTGTAAAGACATGGAATTACATTTACATGTAGAAAAAATACAATTAATAATGAAATTTGCAGAAATTCTCTGAAAAATTACACAGAcggaaattatttcatgtatccttaaaatttttaaactaaCAGTACAGATTTCCTTTTCGTctatttttatttcacccacAAATCGTTTATGTTTTGCAGATAAAAAGAGAAATTTCGACGATGAAGATGATCAAGCATCCCAATGTCTTAAATATATTAGAGGTTTCAATTTTCCCATTCAGTCCTTCTTGTGTACTCTTTTAAGCTCTTGAAAACATAGCAAATGGTCGGTTAAAGTGATCCATAGAAGcgcatttttttaaatatatgacAGGAGGAGTATGACTAAACTTCTATTGGAGAAAATACTATACTTACTTGAAGTTAATGTCATTTAGGCCATGCTTAATGCATGTTGACAGAGTGATTGTGCTGTCATTTActcttaaaatttttaatatccTCCTAAAGATATTCcacaaaaattatttattttctgttttgctGTAGCTGCTTTAGTTAGTATCCTGCAACCTGTTTCAATGGTTGAATGTTTAGATTTTAAATACAGCTTCATCTCGGTGCGTGAACTCTCATTAGTACAACTACTGTCTACACCTTGTTTTGTGCCTATGCTAGGTTATGGCAAGCAGAACAAAGATCTACATTGTTCTTGAATATGTTGGTGGAGGAgaattatttgataaaatagtaagttttgatttattgtgcCTTTTAAATCAATTTGCCCCAAATTCGACTTTTAAAACCATGTTAACGCGACATTGATTCACTGGTTATTAGATGCTTGAGTTTGTTCTAGATTGATGTGGCAGTAACAATTGGAATGATGTAATCTGTCCTTAATTTATAGGCTAAAGATGGGAAACTTAAAGAAGGTGAAGCTAGGAGGTACTTTCAACAACTCATCAATGCTGTGGATTACTGCCACAGTCGAGGTGTGTACCACAGAGATTTGAAGGTTGAAGAAAGTCCATTCTCTATCTGGTGGTTCATAAGCTTTTTATTTAGCTAAAATTTCAGAATCTTTAATTGTCTTCTTGCATGAAGAAGTGATCTGTCTTAGTATCTTTTCAGCCAGAGAATCTGTTGCTGGATTCTCAAGGAGTTCTTAAAGTTTCAGATTTTGGATTGAGTGCATTTTCAAAGCAGGTCCGGGTAGGTATATGCATTTTCTGTAGCTCAAATTGCCAATATCCATCACTGTGGAGATTTTAACGATTTGCTGGATTCCCTGTATCACCTATCTATTATTTGCATGAGTACTTTAAAAAGGGTTTGGAATCAAAAGTTTGTTTTTTCATTCATTTCTAGTATTTAGTTTTCCTCTCTTGAGGATAAACAACGGAAATCTCATGATGAATATTCTTAGGGTAGGAAGATGGGCTGCTTCACACAGCTTGTGGCACACCAAATTATGTAGCACCAGAGGTATCACTTGCGGTTTATGGAACCATGTTGTCGTCAAAAGCACATTGTTGTTGCTATTATTTAAGATGTCTTTTCATTAGGTGCTCAATGATAAAGGCTATGATGGTACTGCATCAGATGTATGGTCGTGCGGAGTTATTCTCTTTGTTTTAATGGCTGGATATTTTCCTTTCGACGAGCCCAACCTCATGGCTCTGTACAGGAAAGTAAGTTTCTAAATAAGTCTTGTTTTGTGTTCTGAGCTATTATTTTGGAATGTCTTCACAACTCTGTGTTCTCTCAGATATACAACGCTGATTTCTCATTTCCACCATGGTTTTCATCCAATGCTAAAAGGCTGATTAAGCGTATTCTGGATCCAAATCCACTCACTGTAAGCTCCAAAACTATAAACATTACCTTCTTATTTGTTCGACACTTTCCTGTTGCTCAACCGTTACGTTGTTCTTTATTTTCGGATCTTctatttgttatttatttgcCGAAGTTATTGGTTGTAAATATATGGGATGAAATATATGTGCAGATTTCAAAAATgtaaatttgtatttttcttgcaggtctctctgaaaaaatatgttaaaaacaCAATTACATCTACCGTTTAGTTATCatcaaaacaaatattttaccaTTTTAAAAACCTAACATATGTGCTCTAATTCAAAGATATTTGAGTTCTGAAttttgtattgtattttatGTTCCAGCGAATTACTATTCCTGaaattctagaaaatgattGGTTCAAGAAAGATTACAAGCAACCCTGTTTTAAGCATGAAGAGGATGTCAATCTCGATGATGTTGATGCTGTCTTTAATGACTCTGAAGTAAGCTTtacgtttattttttttatccaatATGTAAGCTTTTCATTCACATGGTGTTTTGGTTTGGCATAACAACCTGCTGACGCTGCATGATTACATATAATTTGGTCTGATCTGTATTCTTTTGCAGGACTATCTTGTCacagaaagaaaagaaaaacctGTCTCTATGAATGCCTTCGAGCTTATATCTAAGTCTCAGGGTTTCAGCCTCGAAAATTTGTTCGATAAGCAGATGGTATGTTATCTCAAGTGTCTTTTCTTCTAACTCCTTTTGGTGGTGGTTGTTGATGTGTATTTTATTGTTAAAGTCGGTTTGGAAACATACCATCCACTTCTCCTTTTTTGATATGGGCAAATTTCCCCTTCAGATTATTTGTAGTTGCAAACTTTTATGGCTCTAGCTATAATCTAATTATTGAGAAAACTTCCACCATTATCTGTGAACGACTGAATTCAAATTATCCGGTGCTCTTTATCTCTTTAGTGTGGGTTAAAAAAAACTGCAGGGCCTGGTGAAGAGAGAAACTCGCTTTACATCTACATGTCCAGCAAATGAAATAATGTCAAAAATTGAGGAAGCGGCTAAACCTTTGGGTTTTAATGTTCACAAAAGAAACTATAAGGTGATAATACAACTCTTTGAAGTCCCTCGATTTTGGTACTTAAACTGAAGGATAATATTAACGCATGCGATAGTTATCTGAAGTTTTCCTAACCATATTCAGATGAAGTTACAAGGTGACAAGAGTGGAAGGAAAGGGCAACTTGCTGTAGCTACAGAGGTATTAACTTGGTTTGGGTGAATAAATTTTGTTGTGTGTTGCATTCTGCTTGACGATTTGAGGATCGACACTTGCTTGCTGTTAGAAATAATACTGTAATGAGTCAAGATACTGCCTTGGATCAGATACTAGTTCAGGAAATCTTAGTTTATTGAGGAGGTGAAATTACTTTGCACAAAGGGAAGGGAACTTTATGTCTCGTGCATGCTCCTGGCTCGTAGAAAACTATATTGATATTTCAAATCAAGAAACCATGGCATGTCGAAGAtggtaaattaattaaattatctcaatatttaatttcttaaagCTTAATGAGAGCCCATGGATATTAAATCAAGGGAGTAAGGACCATAGTGTGAACTATTCCATgagcttttttttttctttgccGTGATGTGATCTTACATCTGGTTTTCATCAACATCAAGCTGGCTGCTGTTCACTTCAGGTTTTTGAGGTGGCTCCTTCATTGCACATGGTTGAGCTCCGTAAAACTGGTGGGGACACATTGGAGTTCCACAAGGCATGTCCATATCTAACTATTAGGTAtcacttttatatttttatgcgtACGGACTACCTTAATTCATTTGCAATTTCTGATCATGATGCAGTTCTACAAAACCTTCTCATCTGGGCTGAAAGATATTGTCTGGACCTCTGATTCGAATAAAGAAGAGACAAGTTGAACGTTCTGTTTATGCCTGCAGATGCAAATAACATGGCATTTGggtaatttttttatcttttattttctgACATTTGCTTTGCCTTTTCCGATCTTAACTGGATGtcattttttgtaaaatttcatTATGATTTTTTCCTCTCGTTTTTCTTCTTGATAACTTATGTCGATACAACTGTTGTTACTTTAGATAATTCAATTGTAAATTGGTAAGCTTTCGAGAATGGAAATCATATTAAACTTCTGAAAGttttttcttgtaaaaaattcaaccatttgTTCATCTGAGTGTTGAAATCATTCTGCAATTTAGGACCCCGAACATCAAAATTGACTTGGTACTCAACATTTAAAACCTTGAAT
Protein-coding sequences here:
- the LOC142553572 gene encoding CBL-interacting serine/threonine-protein kinase 9-like isoform X1, with protein sequence MSRASAMGSRTLVGKYELGRTLGEGSFAKVKFARNTQSSGESAVAIKIIDRHRVLSHHMVEQIKREISTMKMIKHPNVLNILEVMASRTKIYIVLEYVGGGELFDKIAKDGKLKEGEARRYFQQLINAVDYCHSRGVYHRDLKPENLLLDSQGVLKVSDFGLSAFSKQVREDGLLHTACGTPNYVAPEVLNDKGYDGTASDVWSCGVILFVLMAGYFPFDEPNLMALYRKIYNADFSFPPWFSSNAKRLIKRILDPNPLTRITIPEILENDWFKKDYKQPCFKHEEDVNLDDVDAVFNDSEDYLVTERKEKPVSMNAFELISKSQGFSLENLFDKQMGLVKRETRFTSTCPANEIMSKIEEAAKPLGFNVHKRNYKMKLQGDKSGRKGQLAVATEVFEVAPSLHMVELRKTGGDTLEFHKFYKTFSSGLKDIVWTSDSNKEETS
- the LOC142553572 gene encoding CBL-interacting serine/threonine-protein kinase 9-like isoform X2 encodes the protein MSRASAMGSRTLVGKYELGRTLGEGSFAKVKFARNTQSSGESAVAIKIIDRHRVLSHHMVEQIKREISTMKMIKHPNVLNILEVMASRTKIYIVLEYVGGGELFDKIAKDGKLKEGEARRYFQQLINAVDYCHSRGVYHRDLKPENLLLDSQGVLKVSDFGLSAFSKQEDGLLHTACGTPNYVAPEVLNDKGYDGTASDVWSCGVILFVLMAGYFPFDEPNLMALYRKIYNADFSFPPWFSSNAKRLIKRILDPNPLTRITIPEILENDWFKKDYKQPCFKHEEDVNLDDVDAVFNDSEDYLVTERKEKPVSMNAFELISKSQGFSLENLFDKQMGLVKRETRFTSTCPANEIMSKIEEAAKPLGFNVHKRNYKMKLQGDKSGRKGQLAVATEVFEVAPSLHMVELRKTGGDTLEFHKFYKTFSSGLKDIVWTSDSNKEETS